One window of Brachybacterium ginsengisoli genomic DNA carries:
- a CDS encoding ThuA domain-containing protein: protein MSTTPAPLRVTVWGENRHEQRDQRVRDHYPEGMHAAIRDGIVENLGDQVTTRFALLDDPEHGLSEEVLAETDVLTWWGHMAHGEVSDEVAERVQQHVLAGMGLVVLHSGHWSKPFTRLMGTTCTLRWRNEADRELVWTVNPSHPIAEGVPHPIIIDEQEMYGEHFDIPVPDELVFVSSFSGGEVFRSGCTFRRGKGKIFYFSPGDQDYPVYQHRDVRRVIANGVNWARPTVAERSVPFLDRYETEWFVKGTGGQGLGDAEAAGKGA, encoded by the coding sequence ATGAGCACCACCCCTGCACCCCTGCGCGTCACCGTCTGGGGCGAGAACCGCCACGAGCAGCGCGACCAGCGCGTGCGCGACCACTATCCCGAGGGCATGCACGCCGCCATCCGCGACGGCATCGTCGAGAACCTCGGTGACCAGGTCACCACCCGCTTCGCCCTGCTCGACGACCCCGAGCACGGACTGTCCGAGGAGGTGCTCGCCGAGACCGACGTCCTGACCTGGTGGGGCCACATGGCGCACGGCGAGGTCTCCGACGAGGTCGCCGAGCGCGTCCAGCAGCATGTGCTGGCCGGCATGGGACTGGTGGTCCTGCACTCGGGCCACTGGTCCAAGCCCTTCACCCGGCTGATGGGCACCACCTGCACCCTGCGCTGGCGCAACGAGGCCGATCGCGAGCTGGTGTGGACGGTCAACCCCTCCCACCCGATCGCCGAGGGCGTGCCGCACCCGATCATCATCGACGAGCAGGAGATGTACGGCGAGCACTTCGACATCCCCGTGCCCGACGAGCTCGTCTTCGTCTCCTCCTTCAGCGGCGGCGAGGTGTTCCGCTCCGGCTGCACCTTCCGGCGCGGCAAGGGCAAGATCTTCTACTTCAGCCCCGGTGACCAGGACTACCCCGTCTACCAGCACCGCGACGTGCGTCGCGTGATCGCGAACGGCGTGAACTGGGCTCGACCCACGGTCGCCGAGCGCTCGGTGCCCTTCCTGGACCGCTACGAGACGGAATGGTTCGTCAAGGGCACCGGGGGCCAGGGCCTGGGCGACGCCGAGGCGGCGGGGAAGGGCGCATGA
- a CDS encoding Gfo/Idh/MocA family protein gives MTAATSGPVPVVVVGAGGMGRAWIGTVLGNEAAQLVGVADVIEGAAQKAVAEVVPEERRAGIVTGTDALEVARRSGAEAVIDVTIPAAHHPVTADALHAGYPVLGEKPCAATLAEAVSLAGHSEATGLLFMVSQSRRNNPHLHEARRLADELGGVGIVDTRFARAPRFGGFRDEMEQPLIVDMAIHAFDAGRVLIDGVPESVTATSYNPSWSWYAGDAAATVSITYESGAVHTFSGSWCSPGIETSWNGDWVLSCEGGGVRWDGETPPTAHPAGADEVLGRTPGPEARWELDASLTDFCAALRGGLVSDSEVHANVWTQAIVEAAVRSAETGSRVVLAELLDEALEQAAALDAADGRSGALLAWKTGVSGLLAG, from the coding sequence ATGACCGCCGCGACCTCCGGCCCCGTTCCCGTCGTCGTGGTCGGTGCCGGAGGCATGGGCCGGGCCTGGATCGGCACCGTGCTCGGCAACGAGGCGGCGCAGCTGGTGGGCGTGGCCGATGTGATCGAGGGGGCGGCCCAGAAGGCCGTGGCCGAGGTCGTGCCCGAGGAGCGCCGGGCCGGGATCGTCACCGGGACCGACGCCCTCGAGGTGGCGCGCCGCTCCGGTGCCGAGGCCGTCATCGACGTGACCATCCCCGCCGCGCACCACCCGGTCACGGCCGATGCGCTGCACGCCGGGTACCCGGTGCTGGGGGAGAAGCCGTGCGCGGCGACCCTCGCCGAGGCGGTCTCGCTCGCGGGCCACTCCGAGGCGACCGGGCTGCTGTTCATGGTCTCCCAGTCCCGCCGCAACAACCCCCACCTGCACGAGGCGCGGCGCCTGGCCGACGAGCTCGGCGGGGTCGGGATCGTGGACACCCGCTTCGCGCGGGCGCCCCGCTTCGGCGGGTTCCGCGACGAGATGGAGCAGCCCCTGATCGTGGACATGGCGATCCACGCCTTCGACGCCGGCCGGGTGCTCATCGACGGCGTGCCCGAGTCGGTCACGGCCACCTCGTACAACCCGTCCTGGAGCTGGTACGCGGGCGATGCGGCGGCGACGGTGTCGATCACCTATGAGAGCGGCGCCGTGCACACCTTCTCCGGATCCTGGTGCTCTCCCGGCATCGAGACCAGCTGGAACGGCGACTGGGTGCTCAGCTGCGAGGGCGGCGGCGTGCGATGGGACGGCGAGACGCCGCCCACGGCGCATCCCGCCGGCGCGGACGAGGTCCTGGGCCGCACCCCGGGTCCGGAGGCCCGCTGGGAGCTGGACGCCTCCCTGACGGACTTCTGCGCCGCGCTCCGCGGCGGGCTGGTCTCCGATTCCGAGGTGCATGCCAACGTCTGGACCCAGGCGATCGTCGAGGCGGCGGTGCGCTCGGCGGAGACCGGGTCGCGCGTGGTGCTCGCCGAGCTGCTCGACGAGGCGCTCGAGCAGGCCGCCGCCCTGGATGCGGCCGACGGCCGCAGCGGCGCGCTGCTCGCGTGGAAGACTGGGGTCTCCGGCCTCCTCGCAGGGTAG
- a CDS encoding LacI family DNA-binding transcriptional regulator: protein MSSNGRSKAPTSQDVARLAGVSQSTVSYVLTGSRPISAATRERVEEAIAKLGYHPNSGARTLRSRRSGVIGLMVPEAESADGVLMVFIGAIAREARRHGYDILLVTAQEGAEGIHRVVRTGVCEALILMELGRYDERVAPVLESGLPFVTIGKPEEFPQGSVVDLDFEMLGRMVVERALEESCDRLLLFGDPGHKRARNDVSRLLVGIEDAAAEAQLEVVLDGGPYATVPERALQVTLPNDRTALFGMSGVRQVLFAMAATGALVDETRLLIALSGADLADMSPLLASVPQLDPRRVQISELAVQELVRLLRTDGAVPRITLVEPRWLEG, encoded by the coding sequence GTGAGCAGCAATGGACGCTCGAAGGCGCCGACGAGCCAGGACGTCGCCCGGCTGGCCGGGGTCTCCCAGTCGACCGTCAGCTATGTGCTCACCGGCTCGCGCCCCATCTCCGCGGCCACCCGCGAGCGCGTCGAGGAGGCGATCGCCAAGCTCGGCTACCACCCCAACTCGGGCGCCCGCACCCTGCGCTCCCGCCGCAGCGGGGTGATCGGTCTGATGGTCCCGGAGGCGGAGTCCGCCGACGGCGTGCTGATGGTGTTCATCGGGGCGATCGCCCGAGAGGCGCGCCGGCACGGCTACGACATCCTGCTGGTCACCGCCCAGGAGGGCGCGGAGGGGATCCACCGCGTGGTGCGCACCGGCGTGTGCGAGGCGCTCATCCTCATGGAGCTGGGCCGCTACGACGAGCGGGTCGCGCCGGTGCTCGAATCGGGGCTGCCCTTCGTGACCATCGGCAAGCCGGAGGAGTTCCCCCAGGGCTCCGTGGTGGACCTGGACTTCGAGATGCTGGGGCGGATGGTCGTCGAGCGCGCTCTCGAGGAGTCCTGCGACCGTCTGCTGCTGTTCGGCGACCCGGGCCACAAGCGGGCCCGCAACGACGTCTCCCGTCTCCTGGTCGGCATCGAGGACGCCGCCGCGGAGGCGCAGCTCGAGGTGGTGCTCGACGGCGGCCCCTACGCCACCGTCCCCGAGCGGGCGCTGCAGGTCACGCTGCCCAACGATCGCACCGCGCTGTTCGGGATGAGCGGGGTGCGCCAGGTGCTGTTCGCGATGGCCGCCACCGGGGCGCTCGTGGACGAGACCCGTCTGCTGATCGCCCTGAGCGGGGCGGACCTCGCGGACATGAGCCCGCTGCTGGCCTCCGTGCCCCAGCTGGATCCTCGCCGGGTTCAGATCAGCGAGCTGGCGGTGCAGGAGCTGGTGCGGCTGCTGCGCACCGACGGCGCGGTGCCTCGCATCACCCTCGTGGAGCCCCGCTGGCTGGAGGGCTGA
- a CDS encoding YesL family protein has product MSTTTVPQGRLMPHLVRWHLGLGELALRLFLLHLLWLLGTLAGGVVLGVLPATAAVFAVLREDRLVQAAEEVGEHRPSRGGLWAQFWTAWRAEFWRAHRLGGALALGWLVLALDRRVLTGTQFGDQLSAALGPLASGVVVVLTVVLMLLSAVMWPLAAHFSDPLPHLLRMGLVLLVRRPSITLAIALLLAAAIWLAQTMPGLVPVFGLALPAWAVTAVLWRSGAMPLSPPASGAPRG; this is encoded by the coding sequence ATGAGCACCACGACCGTTCCGCAGGGCCGCCTGATGCCGCACCTCGTGCGCTGGCACCTCGGCCTCGGCGAGCTCGCCCTGAGGCTGTTCCTCCTGCACCTGCTCTGGCTGCTGGGCACGCTCGCCGGAGGGGTGGTCCTCGGAGTCCTTCCCGCGACCGCGGCGGTCTTCGCGGTGCTGCGCGAGGACCGCCTCGTGCAGGCGGCCGAGGAGGTCGGCGAGCATCGGCCCTCCCGGGGCGGTCTGTGGGCGCAGTTCTGGACCGCCTGGCGCGCGGAGTTCTGGCGCGCGCACCGTCTCGGCGGAGCGCTGGCGCTGGGCTGGCTGGTGCTCGCGCTGGACCGGCGGGTCCTCACCGGCACGCAGTTCGGCGATCAGCTCAGCGCCGCCCTCGGACCGCTGGCCAGCGGTGTCGTGGTGGTGCTGACCGTGGTGCTGATGCTGCTCAGCGCGGTGATGTGGCCGCTCGCCGCCCACTTCAGCGATCCGCTCCCGCACCTGCTGCGCATGGGACTGGTGCTGCTGGTGCGTCGGCCGTCGATCACCCTCGCGATCGCGCTGCTCCTCGCCGCCGCGATCTGGCTCGCCCAGACCATGCCCGGACTGGTGCCGGTGTTCGGTCTGGCGCTGCCCGCCTGGGCCGTCACAGCCGTGCTGTGGCGCTCCGGGGCGATGCCGCTCAGCCCTCCAGCCAGCGGGGCTCCACGAGGGTGA
- a CDS encoding carbohydrate ABC transporter permease has product MSTDTASDTFSSRRAGHRLRGNDLAFTVVITIICAAVLFTTLYPLYFVLIASISDPTAVSTGKVSVLPKNISFFGYQQIFEDSRIWTGYRNTLIYSVVGTALNLAVTLPAAYALSRREFRPRRPLMLMFAFTMFFSGGLIPTYLLYKDLGLLDNWLVFILPSALNVFNLIIGRAFFENSLPEELFEAAMIDGVDYFRFFTTIALPLSKALISVIGLYYLVQHWNDFFTGLIFVRDYDKQPLQIVLRDILLSNQAFSGGAGGAGGSGGAYGQRYADQIKYGVIIVSTLPVIILYPFLQKYFEKGVLIGSVKG; this is encoded by the coding sequence ATGAGCACCGACACCGCCTCTGACACCTTCTCCTCGCGCCGTGCCGGCCACCGGCTGCGGGGCAACGACCTCGCGTTCACCGTGGTCATCACGATCATCTGCGCCGCCGTCCTCTTCACGACGCTGTACCCGCTGTACTTCGTGCTGATCGCCTCGATCAGCGATCCGACGGCCGTCTCCACCGGCAAGGTCTCCGTGCTTCCGAAGAACATCAGCTTCTTCGGATATCAGCAGATCTTCGAGGACTCCCGCATCTGGACCGGATACCGCAACACCCTGATCTACAGCGTGGTGGGGACGGCCCTGAACCTCGCCGTGACGCTCCCGGCGGCCTACGCGCTCTCACGGCGGGAGTTCCGCCCGCGTCGTCCGCTGATGCTGATGTTCGCGTTCACGATGTTCTTCAGCGGCGGGCTGATCCCCACCTACCTGCTCTACAAGGACCTCGGGCTGCTCGACAACTGGCTGGTCTTCATCCTCCCGTCGGCGCTGAACGTCTTCAACCTGATCATCGGGCGCGCCTTCTTCGAGAACTCCCTGCCCGAGGAGCTCTTCGAGGCCGCGATGATCGACGGGGTGGACTACTTCCGGTTCTTCACCACCATCGCCCTGCCGCTGTCCAAGGCGCTGATCTCCGTGATCGGGCTGTACTACCTCGTCCAGCACTGGAACGACTTCTTCACGGGGCTGATCTTCGTGCGCGACTACGACAAGCAGCCGCTGCAGATCGTGCTGCGGGACATCCTGCTCTCCAACCAGGCATTCTCCGGAGGAGCAGGTGGCGCCGGCGGCTCGGGCGGGGCCTACGGCCAGCGCTACGCCGACCAGATCAAGTACGGGGTCATCATCGTCTCCACCCTGCCGGTGATCATCCTGTATCCGTTCCTCCAGAAGTACTTCGAGAAGGGCGTGCTGATCGGGTCGGTGAAGGGATGA
- a CDS encoding ABC transporter permease, which produces MSAGTSTSAPRRRSRSDTASPALDASRDRPPLKARLRRHVGRYWQLWVMLAPALVFVLVFAYVPMYGIQLAFREFDFTKGLTGGDWVGLKYFIQFFESPLFGELMRNTVMISLATLVLGFFTPIVLALVINQILHSRIRRLVQTVTYLPHFISVVVIVGMLQVFLSPSTGLITRFLAFFGIDGVNFLGSTSAFVPVYVLSDIWQHTGWNSIIYLAALAGVNTQLYEAARIDGATRLQIIRHVDIPALVPTMIILLILTMGGVLNTGFEKVFLMQNTLNLPVSEVIATYTYKIGILSSQFSYSTAIGLFNTVINFAFLVIANQISKRASDTSLW; this is translated from the coding sequence GTGAGCGCCGGGACCTCGACCTCCGCCCCGCGCCGACGATCGCGCTCGGACACGGCGTCACCCGCGCTGGACGCCTCTCGGGACCGGCCGCCCCTGAAGGCGCGGCTCCGTCGGCACGTCGGCCGGTACTGGCAGCTGTGGGTGATGCTCGCGCCCGCGCTGGTGTTCGTCCTCGTGTTCGCCTACGTCCCGATGTACGGGATCCAGCTGGCGTTCCGCGAGTTCGACTTCACCAAGGGGCTCACCGGCGGCGACTGGGTGGGGCTGAAGTACTTCATCCAGTTCTTCGAGAGCCCGCTTTTCGGCGAGCTCATGCGCAACACGGTGATGATCAGTCTGGCCACCCTCGTGCTGGGCTTCTTCACACCGATCGTCCTGGCCCTGGTCATCAACCAGATCCTGCACTCGCGGATCCGTCGGCTCGTGCAGACGGTGACCTACCTGCCCCACTTCATCTCCGTGGTGGTGATCGTGGGCATGCTGCAGGTCTTCCTCTCCCCGAGCACGGGCCTGATCACGCGGTTCCTGGCGTTCTTCGGCATCGACGGCGTCAACTTCCTGGGCAGCACGAGCGCCTTCGTCCCGGTGTACGTGCTCTCGGACATCTGGCAGCACACCGGCTGGAACAGCATCATCTACCTGGCGGCGCTCGCCGGTGTGAACACCCAGCTGTACGAGGCGGCCCGCATCGACGGCGCCACCCGGCTGCAGATCATCCGGCACGTCGACATCCCGGCCCTGGTCCCCACGATGATCATCCTGCTGATCCTCACCATGGGCGGGGTGCTGAACACCGGGTTCGAGAAGGTGTTCCTCATGCAGAACACGCTGAACCTGCCGGTCTCCGAGGTCATCGCGACCTACACGTACAAGATCGGCATCCTCTCCAGCCAGTTCAGCTACTCCACCGCGATCGGACTGTTCAACACGGTCATCAACTTCGCCTTCCTGGTGATCGCCAACCAGATCTCCAAGCGCGCTTCCGACACGAGCCTGTGGTGA
- a CDS encoding type 2 periplasmic-binding domain-containing protein: MLGGLAATAAAGSALGLAGCGGGSGSSTEGELRILVLKHALTKPMAEMAWTAALEEAAGIPIVWEEVSADWDQKKSTMLAAGDVPDLIVGTQAVNDTDLATYGTLFANLAESLDSLPNVTEMFAEKPELKALATQPGGEIYSIPGYKRFWPPTVQHQYINRTWLDALGLEMPTTWDELFDVLVAFKEGDPTGTGATVIPMDWSPVDTGGFGYFQSILLLGSTGLPLAGGGGQGYYLQDGKVGNFLTDDRYRDVVTFLARCQEAGLLSGDVMTQDYSTYQSVGRGPGDGVATVGFTWGWTRSDRFGPEISDQYEAVGVLQQTAEQSEPVTWSFDQYGENFPGNQVALSAASKNTEAALKVINAFYDQEMSIQVLFGDIGPNIEKTGENSYKVLPAEDGTDPSTWKWTSTLADNGPVWIRDSIEVELPSDLQEAVDESKPLQPAIDNMDLDKDVYPGLFIKMTKEDLNAMSLVDTTLMNVAMTKFADWVTGGGIDEGWDAYVATVAESGVEDNIATRQKYYDEYMASTS, encoded by the coding sequence GTGCTCGGCGGGCTCGCCGCGACCGCGGCCGCCGGAAGCGCCCTCGGCCTGGCAGGATGCGGCGGCGGCAGCGGCAGCAGCACGGAGGGCGAGCTGCGGATCCTCGTGCTGAAGCACGCCTTGACCAAGCCGATGGCCGAGATGGCCTGGACCGCCGCGCTCGAGGAGGCGGCCGGGATCCCGATCGTGTGGGAGGAGGTCTCCGCGGACTGGGACCAGAAGAAGTCCACGATGCTCGCCGCCGGCGACGTGCCCGACCTCATCGTCGGCACCCAGGCGGTCAACGACACGGACCTCGCCACGTACGGCACCCTCTTCGCGAACCTCGCCGAGTCCCTGGACTCGCTGCCGAACGTCACCGAGATGTTCGCGGAGAAGCCCGAGCTCAAGGCCCTGGCCACGCAGCCCGGAGGAGAGATCTACTCGATCCCCGGCTACAAGCGGTTCTGGCCGCCGACCGTCCAGCACCAGTACATCAACCGCACGTGGCTGGACGCCCTGGGCCTGGAGATGCCCACCACCTGGGACGAGCTGTTCGACGTCCTGGTCGCCTTCAAGGAGGGCGACCCCACGGGCACCGGAGCGACCGTGATCCCGATGGACTGGAGCCCCGTGGACACCGGGGGCTTCGGATACTTCCAGTCCATCCTCCTCCTGGGCAGCACCGGCCTCCCCCTCGCCGGGGGCGGCGGGCAGGGCTACTACCTCCAGGACGGGAAGGTCGGCAACTTCCTCACCGACGACCGCTACCGCGACGTGGTCACCTTCCTCGCACGCTGCCAGGAGGCCGGCCTGCTCTCCGGCGACGTCATGACGCAGGACTACTCCACCTACCAGTCCGTGGGCCGAGGTCCCGGCGACGGTGTCGCAACCGTCGGCTTCACGTGGGGCTGGACCCGCTCGGACCGCTTCGGACCGGAGATCAGCGATCAGTACGAGGCGGTGGGCGTGCTCCAGCAGACCGCCGAGCAGAGCGAACCGGTGACCTGGAGCTTCGACCAGTACGGGGAGAACTTCCCGGGCAACCAGGTGGCCCTGTCCGCGGCGTCGAAGAACACGGAGGCGGCGCTGAAGGTGATCAACGCCTTCTACGACCAGGAGATGTCGATCCAGGTGCTGTTCGGGGACATCGGCCCCAACATCGAGAAGACCGGCGAGAACTCCTACAAGGTCCTGCCGGCCGAGGACGGCACCGACCCCTCGACCTGGAAGTGGACCTCCACCCTGGCGGACAACGGCCCGGTGTGGATCCGCGATTCGATCGAGGTCGAGCTCCCGTCGGACCTCCAGGAGGCCGTCGACGAGTCGAAGCCGCTGCAGCCCGCCATCGACAACATGGACCTGGACAAGGACGTCTACCCGGGTCTGTTCATCAAGATGACCAAGGAGGATCTGAACGCGATGAGCCTCGTGGACACGACCCTGATGAACGTCGCGATGACGAAGTTCGCCGACTGGGTCACCGGAGGCGGGATCGACGAGGGCTGGGACGCCTACGTCGCCACCGTCGCCGAGTCCGGTGTGGAGGACAACATCGCCACTCGTCAGAAGTACTACGACGAGTACATGGCGTCCACCTCGTGA
- a CDS encoding glycoside hydrolase family 127 protein → MLDHSALTARPAPALPRAHRPGGLRPLDLDAVDLAPQGPLGAWQELNATATIPHCIAQLETSGVLDNFRRLLGESGAPHRGFVFADSDLYKVIEAVAWEIGRSGTTAHDAWLDEMISLISRAQEPSGYLHTWVQGVHPEKKFSELHWTHEMYVLGHWLQAGIALARTAGRTDLLDLAVRFVDLVERRFGPGREDGIPGHPEIETALVELYRLMGEERHLALAQHLVDQRGRDILPGGGFGSHYFQDHLPVREAQDPTGHAVRQLYLNAGVTDLFLETGEEALDEVMREQWDRVHTRKMYLSGAFGSRHRDESFGNDHELPSDRAYAETCATIADLQWTWRMMLAGDDPRHGDIIEREIHNALAASVDESGTRFFYSNPLQRRADRFDEENAPAERQEWYSCACCPPNIARTIAQLGAYVAAVREDPDGASLELLQLAAMTVRLPESVGRGTLVVETSYPDSGTLQLSLEPDEGAPRPAGPGARLGVRIPGWVRGGTVASADGPERALTGSELSAQRLELPLDQVHGSVVTLDMPPRWTRSHPRVDATRGCLALERGPLVHCLEQVDLPAGVELDDLVVPEGSAASVREDGALEITLHYRPDDDSLYRDEPPAPAQEAAPITVSSIPFARWGNRGPGAMRIWLPREH, encoded by the coding sequence GTGCTCGACCATTCCGCGCTCACCGCCCGCCCGGCGCCCGCCCTCCCCCGCGCTCACCGCCCGGGTGGTCTGCGCCCTCTGGATCTCGACGCCGTGGACCTGGCACCGCAGGGCCCCCTCGGCGCCTGGCAGGAGCTCAACGCCACGGCGACCATCCCGCACTGCATCGCCCAGCTCGAGACCTCCGGCGTGCTCGACAACTTCCGGCGCCTGCTCGGCGAGTCCGGCGCGCCGCACCGCGGCTTCGTCTTCGCCGACTCGGACCTCTACAAGGTCATCGAGGCCGTCGCCTGGGAGATCGGCCGCTCCGGCACCACGGCGCACGACGCCTGGCTCGACGAGATGATCTCGCTGATCTCCCGCGCCCAGGAGCCCAGCGGCTACCTGCACACCTGGGTGCAGGGGGTGCACCCCGAGAAGAAGTTCTCCGAGCTGCACTGGACCCACGAGATGTACGTGCTGGGCCACTGGCTGCAGGCCGGCATCGCGCTCGCCCGCACCGCCGGCAGGACGGATCTGCTGGACCTCGCGGTGCGCTTCGTGGACCTCGTCGAGCGCCGCTTCGGGCCCGGTCGCGAGGACGGCATCCCGGGTCACCCCGAGATCGAGACCGCCCTGGTCGAGCTGTACCGCCTCATGGGCGAGGAGCGGCATCTGGCCCTCGCCCAGCACCTCGTGGACCAGCGCGGCCGGGACATCCTGCCCGGGGGCGGCTTCGGCAGCCACTACTTCCAGGATCACCTGCCCGTGCGCGAGGCGCAGGACCCCACCGGGCACGCCGTGCGCCAGCTCTACCTCAACGCCGGGGTCACCGACCTCTTCCTCGAGACCGGCGAGGAGGCGCTCGACGAGGTGATGCGCGAGCAGTGGGACAGGGTGCACACCCGCAAGATGTATCTCTCCGGTGCCTTCGGCTCGCGCCATCGCGACGAGTCCTTCGGCAACGACCATGAGCTGCCCTCGGACCGCGCCTACGCCGAGACCTGCGCGACCATCGCCGATCTCCAGTGGACCTGGCGGATGATGCTCGCCGGGGACGACCCGCGCCACGGCGACATCATCGAACGGGAGATCCACAACGCCCTGGCCGCCTCGGTCGACGAGAGCGGCACGCGCTTCTTCTACTCCAATCCGCTGCAGCGTCGGGCGGACCGCTTCGACGAGGAGAACGCCCCCGCGGAGCGTCAGGAGTGGTACTCCTGCGCCTGCTGCCCTCCCAACATCGCCCGCACGATCGCCCAGCTGGGCGCCTACGTCGCCGCCGTGCGCGAGGACCCCGACGGGGCGAGCCTCGAGCTGCTCCAGCTCGCCGCGATGACGGTGAGGCTGCCGGAGTCCGTGGGCCGGGGGACGCTCGTGGTCGAGACCTCGTACCCCGACTCCGGAACGCTCCAGCTGAGCCTCGAGCCCGACGAGGGCGCCCCGCGCCCCGCCGGGCCCGGCGCCCGCCTCGGTGTGCGGATCCCGGGCTGGGTGCGCGGCGGCACCGTCGCGTCGGCCGACGGGCCCGAGCGCGCCCTGACCGGGTCCGAGCTCTCCGCCCAGCGGCTGGAGCTCCCCCTCGATCAGGTCCACGGGAGCGTCGTCACCCTCGACATGCCGCCTCGCTGGACGCGCTCGCACCCGCGAGTGGACGCGACCCGCGGCTGCCTCGCCCTCGAGCGCGGGCCTCTCGTCCACTGCCTCGAGCAGGTGGATCTGCCCGCAGGGGTCGAGCTCGACGATCTGGTGGTGCCCGAGGGCTCCGCCGCATCGGTGCGGGAGGACGGTGCGCTCGAGATCACCCTGCATTACCGGCCCGACGACGACTCGCTCTATCGCGACGAGCCGCCGGCACCCGCGCAGGAGGCCGCTCCGATCACCGTCTCCAGCATCCCGTTCGCGCGCTGGGGCAATCGAGGCCCCGGAGCCATGCGGATCTGGCTGCCCCGCGAGCACTGA
- a CDS encoding LacI family DNA-binding transcriptional regulator: MARVTLADVAAAAGVSAATASHVLRARGDREGTIRVSAETGERVSRIARELGYVPSAAARGLVRGGPDRIAIMVPNLRQPYFAKMAETLILALEERGLHTTLRLSYDAAAERDAVLGRSTTDVAGMIVCPHFLSAELLDGQTPPFPVVQVGGAPTDGIDCVVMGEYDGALAAARHLLDLGRRRIAYVADPWLASREGPRHRAYLDAHGERGLSPDPRLAIQGADWDRRETGLEAMVGLLRTGIPFDAVMCVNDAVAVGAMRAAALAGLRIPEDVAFTGFDATEEAAFTTPPLTSVDPGVHEMAQQAVEMLARRLDGSAEPAGRESAPPSLVIRSSSVG; encoded by the coding sequence ATGGCGCGGGTGACGCTCGCCGACGTCGCCGCCGCGGCCGGGGTCTCCGCCGCGACGGCCTCGCACGTGCTGCGCGCACGCGGGGACCGGGAGGGCACGATCCGCGTCTCGGCGGAGACCGGCGAGCGCGTCTCCCGCATCGCCCGGGAGCTCGGATACGTCCCCTCCGCCGCGGCGAGGGGGCTGGTGCGCGGGGGGCCCGACCGGATCGCGATCATGGTGCCGAACCTGCGCCAGCCGTACTTCGCGAAGATGGCCGAGACGCTGATCCTCGCGCTCGAGGAGCGCGGGCTGCACACCACCCTCCGGCTCTCCTACGATGCCGCCGCGGAGCGGGATGCCGTCCTCGGTCGCTCCACGACGGATGTGGCGGGCATGATCGTCTGCCCCCACTTCCTCTCCGCCGAGCTGCTGGACGGACAGACGCCGCCCTTCCCCGTCGTCCAGGTGGGCGGTGCCCCGACGGACGGCATCGACTGCGTGGTGATGGGCGAGTACGACGGCGCCCTCGCCGCCGCCCGACACCTCCTGGACCTCGGACGCCGCCGGATCGCCTACGTGGCCGACCCCTGGCTCGCCTCCCGGGAGGGGCCGCGGCATCGTGCGTACCTCGACGCGCACGGCGAGCGCGGCCTCTCCCCCGATCCGCGCCTGGCGATCCAGGGCGCGGACTGGGACCGGCGCGAGACGGGGCTCGAGGCGATGGTCGGCCTGCTGCGCACCGGGATCCCCTTCGATGCCGTGATGTGCGTGAACGACGCCGTCGCCGTGGGCGCGATGCGGGCGGCGGCGCTCGCGGGGCTGCGCATCCCCGAGGACGTCGCCTTCACCGGCTTCGACGCCACCGAGGAGGCCGCGTTCACCACGCCGCCCCTGACCTCGGTGGACCCCGGGGTCCACGAGATGGCGCAGCAGGCCGTCGAGATGCTCGCCCGCCGGCTCGACGGGTCCGCGGAGCCCGCCGGTCGCGAGAGCGCTCCTCCCTCGCTGGTGATCCGCTCCTCGTCCGTCGGCTGA